Proteins encoded within one genomic window of Equus przewalskii isolate Varuska chromosome 3, EquPr2, whole genome shotgun sequence:
- the ODAPH gene encoding odontogenesis associated phosphoprotein, with amino-acid sequence MAHRFCVSFWLLVCWLVVTVAEGQEEVVTPPGGSRNNGDPTDCQIFTLTPPPTTRNPVTRIQPITRTPKCPFIFFPRRRPRVYIRFPNRPFLPPWCNRRFQFHPFIWPRVRLPPRYQYFPGRNVGRGSSSEESREKREAPNMLKPKRPMPRKRL; translated from the exons ATGGCTCACCGGTTCTGCGTCTCCTTCTGGCTACTGGTCTGCTGGTTGGTGGTAACTGTGGCAGAAG GACAAGAAGAGGTGGTGACCCCTCCTGGGGGCTCACGAAATAATGGAGACCCCACAGACTGCCAGATCTTtaccctcacccctccccccaccacaagGAACCCTGTGACGAGGATCCAGCCCATCACAAGGACACCCAAGTgtcccttcatttttttcccacgACGAAGGCCCAGAGTCTACATTAGGTTTCCAAACAGACCTTTCCTCCCTCCATGGTGCAACCGCCGTTTTCAGTTTCATCCGTTTATTTGGCCACGCGTTCGCCTTCCTCCTCGTTATCAGTATTTCCCTGGAAGAAATGTCGGGAGAGGAAGCTCAtctgaggaaagcagagagaagagagaagcccCAAACATGCTGAAGCCAAAGAGGCCAATGCCGCggaaaagattataa